A genomic window from Streptomyces sp. NBC_00234 includes:
- a CDS encoding sensor histidine kinase: MNRATAWRDSWTATLRRASALPRNAVFIPTLCVLAIAESLAELVAARGSIPRMFADTSQNAAQNGSPGGVQLAMVVGLLCLCTALPLALLRPGLAGFTVTAASFGSLTVFHTLTLAGFAAQLIAQYRLGRCGNVLAAMLFTTPFLALAVAGSTDTDYRVRTVLLVSLAPTAAFAGLARRARQADREHDAVREVMAGSQWENAAREERARIVRELHDVVGHHVSMIAVQAETARVATPGMPAAGGERLLGIGDTARAALTEMRRLLGVLRDDNEPGAGGERRPQPDLTQLDDLLDEARKASTATIRLILSGNPRPMGPGIELAAYRIAQESLTNARKHATGAPVDVELHYAHDALHLSIRDNGPGAPPATPDGGYGLLGMRERAAAVGGLMRTGPADSGGFIVEASFPAEPERTP; the protein is encoded by the coding sequence GTGAACCGTGCGACTGCCTGGCGCGACAGCTGGACCGCAACGCTGCGGCGGGCCTCGGCACTCCCGCGCAACGCCGTGTTCATCCCGACGCTGTGCGTGCTCGCGATCGCGGAATCGCTCGCCGAGCTGGTCGCCGCCCGCGGGTCGATCCCCCGGATGTTCGCGGACACCTCCCAGAACGCCGCCCAGAACGGAAGCCCCGGCGGAGTCCAACTCGCGATGGTCGTCGGGCTGTTGTGCCTGTGCACCGCACTGCCACTGGCACTCCTGCGGCCCGGCCTCGCCGGATTCACGGTGACCGCGGCGAGCTTCGGTTCACTCACGGTCTTCCATACGCTGACGCTGGCAGGGTTCGCCGCTCAGCTGATCGCCCAGTACCGGCTCGGCCGTTGCGGAAACGTCCTGGCGGCGATGCTCTTCACCACACCGTTCCTCGCGCTGGCCGTCGCCGGCTCCACGGACACCGACTACCGGGTGCGTACGGTGCTCCTCGTCTCGCTGGCCCCGACGGCCGCCTTCGCCGGTCTCGCGCGACGCGCAAGGCAAGCGGACCGGGAACACGACGCCGTACGCGAGGTCATGGCCGGCAGCCAGTGGGAGAACGCCGCCCGCGAGGAGCGCGCCCGTATCGTCCGCGAACTGCACGACGTCGTCGGCCACCACGTCTCCATGATCGCCGTGCAGGCCGAGACGGCCCGTGTGGCCACTCCCGGCATGCCCGCCGCAGGCGGTGAGCGGCTGCTCGGCATCGGCGACACCGCCCGCGCGGCCCTCACGGAGATGCGCCGCCTGCTCGGCGTACTGCGCGACGACAACGAGCCCGGCGCAGGCGGCGAGCGGAGGCCGCAACCCGATCTCACCCAGCTCGACGACCTGCTCGACGAGGCCCGCAAAGCCTCCACCGCGACGATCCGCCTCATCCTCAGCGGTAACCCGCGCCCCATGGGTCCAGGAATCGAGCTGGCCGCCTACCGCATAGCCCAGGAGTCCCTCACCAACGCCCGCAAGCACGCCACGGGCGCGCCGGTCGACGTGGAACTGCACTACGCCCACGACGCCCTGCACCTCAGCATCCGCGACAACGGCCCCGGAGCGCCGCCCGCGACTCCGGACGGTGGCTACGGCCTGCTCGGTATGCGGGAACGGGCCGCCGCGGTCGGAGGGCTGATGCGCACAGGTCCGGCGGACTCCGGTGGATTCATCGTCGAAGCCAGTTTCCCCGCCGAGCCGGAACGGACCCCATGA
- a CDS encoding response regulator transcription factor: MNSPQTPIRVVIADDHLVVRTGFAALLDSQPEFTIVETATTGVDAVRVCREVSPDVVLMDIRMPEMDGIEATRQLLGEAPDGAKVPRVLILTTFDLDEYVYDALRAGASGFLLKDATAERLFDAVRVVAAGEALLDPGVTRRLISEFTQLRARTPAQPSPGLTMLTARETEVLLLVAEGMSNGEIAARLFVTEETVKSHVSRTLTKLGLRDRTQAVIAAYESGLVVPGFRRTD; encoded by the coding sequence ATGAACTCCCCGCAGACACCGATCCGCGTCGTCATCGCGGACGACCACCTGGTCGTCCGCACCGGATTCGCCGCACTCCTCGACTCCCAGCCGGAGTTCACCATCGTCGAGACGGCCACCACCGGCGTCGACGCGGTCCGGGTCTGCCGTGAGGTCTCCCCGGACGTGGTCCTCATGGACATCCGCATGCCCGAGATGGACGGCATAGAGGCCACCCGGCAGCTCCTCGGCGAGGCGCCCGACGGAGCGAAGGTGCCACGGGTCCTCATCCTGACGACGTTCGACCTGGACGAGTACGTCTACGACGCCCTGCGCGCCGGAGCCAGCGGCTTTCTGCTCAAGGACGCCACCGCCGAGCGGCTCTTCGACGCCGTGCGCGTCGTCGCCGCCGGAGAGGCGCTCCTCGACCCCGGGGTCACCCGCCGGCTGATCAGCGAGTTCACGCAACTGCGCGCCAGGACCCCGGCCCAGCCGTCGCCGGGCCTCACGATGCTCACGGCGCGGGAGACCGAGGTACTGCTGCTCGTCGCCGAAGGCATGTCCAACGGGGAGATCGCCGCCCGCCTCTTCGTCACGGAGGAGACGGTGAAGTCACACGTCAGCCGCACCCTGACCAAACTGGGCCTGCGGGACCGGACCCAGGCCGTGATCGCGGCGTACGAATCGGGACTCGTCGTCCCGGGCTTCCGCAGGACCGACTAG